A genomic window from Triticum urartu cultivar G1812 chromosome 7, Tu2.1, whole genome shotgun sequence includes:
- the LOC125525882 gene encoding G-type lectin S-receptor-like serine/threonine-protein kinase At2g19130, translating to MDIHEDEDSLFLPKNSHFYVRLYSDGTVTVAKLWGCGTVLWSAQDSRHENSECKQQILDSKQEKSYSKIKIVVLITVMGMLTVMLVCLVLLWRSINKLSKELPLSSTSSLKIFSNMQLKKATKIFSEKLGEGGFGCVYKGTLVGFSLVALKRLKCIGHGEKQFRAEVQTIGIIRHINLVRLFGFCAEGQKRLLVYEYMENGSLSSHLFSKCLAILTWDLRYRIALGTARGLAYLHEECKECIIHCDMKPDNVLLDAEFCPKIADFGMAKLLGQDFCGALTTMQGTIGYLAPEWISGLPITHKTDVYSYGMMLLEIISGRRNSEKIKEGQLTYFPIFAAIKVNEGDAMCLVDSRLEGQADGEQLSRACRIACWCIQDAEDDRPMMGQVVHMLENVMDVETPPIPRSLENYVGMEDCSYSAEPDNLF from the coding sequence ATGGATATTCATGAAGATGAAGACTCTTTATTTTTGCCCAAGAATTCGCATTTTTATGTACGGTTGTATTCTGATGGTACGGTTACTGTTGCGAAACTATGGGGTTGTGGGACTGTGTTGTGGTCTGCTCAAGATTCCAGGCATGAAAATTCAGAATGCAAGCAACAAATATTGGATTCCAAGCAAGAAAAGTCATATTCAAAGATTAAAATCGTTGTTCTAATTACAGTGATGGGAATGTTAACCGTTATGCTTGTTTGCCTTGTTCTTCTATGGAGAAGCATAAATAAGCTATCCAAGGAACTACCGTTGAGTTCCACTAGCAGCCTCAAGATCTTTTCAAACATGCAACTAAAGAAGGCAACGAAAATTTTCTCCGAAAAACTTGGAGAAGGAGGTTTTGGTTGTGTTTACAAGGGGACATTGGTAGGTTTCTCTCTAGTGGCACTCAAAAGGCTGAAATGCATCGGACATGGGGAAAAGCAATTCCGAGCAGAAGTACAGACAATTGGCATAATTCGCCACATCAATCTTGTCCGATTATTTGGTTTTTGTGCTGAAGGGCAGAAAAGGCTGCTGGTATATGAGTACATGGAGAATGGTTCTTTGAGTTCTCATTTGTTTTCAAAGTGTTTGGCCATATTGACCTGGGATCTCCGGTACCGTATAGCACTTGGAACTGCAAGAGGTTTGGCTTATCTCCACGAGGAATGCAAAGAATGCATTATACACTGTGACATGAAGCCAGACAATGTACTTCTTGATGCAGAGTTCTGCCCCAAGATTGCAGACTTCGGGATGGCGAAGCTTCTTGGTCAAGATTTCTGCGGGGCTTTGACAACAATGCAAGGGACCATTGGATATCTTGCACCGGAGTGGATATCGGGGTTACCGATCACACATAAGACTGATGTTTACAGCTATGGCATGATGCTTCTTGAAATCATATCGGGTCGAAGGAACTCAGAGAAAATTAAGGAAGGACAGTTAACATACTTTCCCATTTTTGCGGCAATCAAGGTGAATGAAGGAGATGCTATGTGTCTGGTGGACAGTAGATTGGAAGGCCAGGCAGATGGAGAGCAGCTAAGCAGAGCTTGCAGAATTGCATGCTGGTGCATTCAAGATGCCGAGGATGACAGGCCTATGATGGGACAAGTTGTTCACATGCTAGAGAATGTCATGGATGTCGAAACCCCACCTATTCCAAGGTCACTTGAAAACTATGTTGGCATGGAGGATTGCTCATACTCTGCGGAACCAGATAACTTGTTCTAA